A region of Myxococcus stipitatus DSM 14675 DNA encodes the following proteins:
- a CDS encoding SDR family oxidoreductase, protein MDVTRPGKGRLRVAVTGASGEYGKLLLPRLERDPDVESILVLDVVRPEGDKVEFHRVDLTRHDAESELTDALSERPVDALYHLAFLFGPIRNGSLAHELEVIGTMNVLTAAGRAHLPRLIVPSLTAVYGAKSNNPALLREESPLQGCPHSRFITDKVEVEGQVRAFRERHPEMQVLVLRFAPVLGPTIENPVTRLLTRTSVVPTLLGFDPLWQGLHEEDAGRALHVSLRARASGEFNIVGRGVLPLSGLIRQAGARPLPLPGPLFRGALHALDVVGADTLPVALLDYIHYSWVADGERAETALGFIPFHHVRDAAAALRRS, encoded by the coding sequence ATGGACGTGACACGACCAGGCAAGGGACGGTTGCGCGTCGCGGTGACGGGAGCCAGCGGCGAGTACGGCAAGCTGCTGCTGCCCCGCCTCGAACGGGACCCCGATGTGGAGAGCATCCTCGTGCTGGACGTGGTGCGTCCGGAGGGGGACAAGGTGGAGTTCCACCGGGTGGACCTCACCCGGCACGACGCCGAGAGCGAGCTCACCGACGCGCTCTCCGAGCGTCCGGTCGACGCGCTCTACCACCTGGCCTTCCTCTTCGGCCCCATCCGCAACGGCTCCCTGGCGCACGAGCTGGAGGTCATCGGCACGATGAACGTGCTGACCGCGGCGGGACGGGCCCACCTGCCTCGGCTCATCGTCCCCTCGCTCACCGCGGTGTACGGCGCGAAGAGCAACAACCCGGCGCTGCTGCGCGAGGAGTCGCCCCTGCAGGGCTGCCCTCACAGCCGCTTCATCACCGACAAGGTGGAGGTGGAAGGACAGGTCCGAGCCTTCCGCGAGCGGCACCCGGAGATGCAGGTGCTCGTGCTGCGCTTCGCGCCGGTGCTGGGCCCCACCATCGAGAACCCGGTGACGCGCCTGCTGACGCGCACGTCCGTGGTCCCCACGCTCCTGGGGTTCGACCCCTTGTGGCAGGGGCTCCACGAAGAGGACGCGGGGCGGGCCCTGCATGTGTCGCTGCGGGCGCGGGCCTCCGGCGAGTTCAACATCGTGGGCCGAGGCGTCCTGCCCCTCTCCGGACTCATCCGCCAGGCGGGCGCCCGCCCGCTCCCCCTCCCCGGCCCATTGTTCCGTGGAGCACTCCACGCGCTGGATGTGGTGGGCGCGGATACGTTGCCCGTGGCCCTCCTCGACTACATCCATTACTCGTGGGTGGCGGACGGCGAGCGCGCCGAAACCGCCCTCGGGTTCATCCCCTTCCACCACGTCAGGGACGCCGCCGCGGCGCTCAGGAGGAGCTAG
- the mutL gene encoding DNA mismatch repair endonuclease MutL — translation MARIARLSDVLINKIAAGEVVERPASVVKELVENSIDAGSSTIRVDLAGGGVDRIIVSDDGHGMGRHDATTCLERHATSKLRELDDLFHIDSMGFRGEAVPAIASVSRFSLHTAEVGADVGTRVTLEGGVDTVVEDAPPRVGTVITVEDLFFNVPARRKFLRRGDTELKHAEEAVVRLALANPDVAFFATHEGNELFSSAACPEDPRERIAAALGPAAHPHLFPVEERRLGVSVTGYAASPEFTFPNARGLYTFVNRRYVRDRGLIGTIQRAYQDFLAAGRQPVVVLHIDVDPIAVDVNVHPQKLEVRFSDARGVQEAISAALNRMLRAAPWLGVGVDPSASGAPQPMDAAHYALAVERFLTRAQEASWGAPLPTTLDAATPTPVPFSGAPGAMAAIPSALPFASGAVGRAPAFGEAQPQLNEAPPPGYFAALRPMGMLGGRFHICEGPGGTLVVLDPHAALERARLTTYLRMLDDEKGPPAPSLFGTTLEFTVQVAKSLVEGREALGRLGVDVEPFGGTTVALKSVPPGLEGADARSLLEALARALPPKSAALDAVTLAEAVRVMACHAARKAGAVPLTDAQLRALLGELDRADFHPPCSHGTVVVLEMPLLELDRRAR, via the coding sequence ATGGCACGCATCGCCCGTCTCAGTGACGTCCTCATCAACAAGATTGCCGCCGGTGAGGTGGTGGAGCGGCCCGCTTCCGTCGTGAAGGAGCTGGTGGAGAACTCCATCGACGCGGGTTCGAGCACCATCCGGGTGGACCTGGCCGGTGGGGGCGTGGACCGCATCATCGTGTCGGATGACGGGCATGGCATGGGTCGGCACGACGCCACCACGTGTCTGGAGCGCCACGCCACCAGCAAGCTGCGGGAGCTGGACGACCTGTTCCACATCGACTCCATGGGCTTCCGGGGGGAGGCGGTGCCGGCCATCGCCTCCGTCTCCCGCTTCTCCCTCCACACCGCGGAGGTGGGCGCGGACGTGGGCACCCGCGTGACGCTGGAGGGTGGGGTGGACACCGTCGTGGAGGACGCCCCGCCGCGCGTGGGCACCGTCATCACGGTGGAGGACCTCTTCTTCAACGTGCCCGCGCGCCGCAAGTTCCTGCGCCGGGGCGACACCGAGCTCAAGCACGCCGAAGAGGCCGTCGTGCGTCTGGCGCTGGCCAACCCGGACGTGGCCTTCTTCGCGACCCACGAGGGCAATGAGCTCTTCTCGAGCGCCGCCTGCCCCGAGGACCCTCGCGAGCGCATCGCCGCGGCGCTGGGGCCCGCGGCGCACCCGCACCTGTTCCCGGTGGAGGAGCGGCGGCTGGGCGTCAGCGTCACCGGCTACGCGGCCTCGCCCGAGTTCACCTTCCCCAACGCGCGCGGGCTCTACACGTTCGTCAACCGCCGCTATGTGAGGGACCGGGGCCTCATCGGCACCATCCAGCGCGCGTACCAGGACTTCCTCGCGGCCGGACGCCAGCCCGTGGTGGTGCTCCACATCGACGTGGACCCCATCGCGGTGGACGTCAACGTGCACCCGCAGAAGCTGGAGGTCCGCTTCTCCGACGCGCGCGGCGTCCAGGAGGCCATCAGCGCCGCGCTGAACCGGATGCTGCGCGCGGCCCCGTGGCTGGGCGTGGGCGTGGACCCGAGCGCCTCGGGGGCTCCGCAGCCCATGGATGCCGCCCACTACGCGCTCGCGGTGGAGCGCTTCCTCACCCGCGCGCAGGAGGCCTCCTGGGGCGCGCCGCTGCCCACCACCCTGGATGCCGCGACGCCGACGCCGGTGCCGTTCTCCGGCGCACCCGGTGCCATGGCCGCGATTCCATCCGCGCTGCCCTTCGCGAGCGGCGCGGTGGGCCGGGCCCCCGCGTTCGGCGAGGCCCAGCCCCAGCTCAACGAGGCGCCGCCTCCGGGCTACTTCGCCGCGCTTCGTCCCATGGGCATGCTGGGCGGGCGCTTCCACATCTGCGAGGGGCCAGGGGGCACGCTGGTGGTGCTGGACCCGCATGCCGCGCTGGAGCGCGCGCGCCTGACGACGTACCTGCGCATGCTGGACGACGAGAAGGGCCCCCCCGCTCCGTCCTTGTTCGGCACCACGCTGGAGTTCACGGTCCAGGTGGCGAAGTCCCTGGTCGAGGGGCGCGAGGCGCTGGGGCGCCTGGGCGTCGACGTGGAGCCCTTTGGCGGCACCACGGTGGCGCTGAAGTCGGTGCCCCCGGGGCTGGAAGGGGCGGATGCTCGCTCGTTGCTGGAGGCGCTCGCCCGGGCACTGCCGCCGAAGAGCGCCGCGCTGGATGCCGTCACGCTCGCGGAGGCGGTGCGGGTGATGGCGTGCCATGCCGCGCGCAAGGCCGGGGCGGTGCCGCTCACGGACGCACAGCTCCGCGCACTCCTGGGAGAGCTGGACCGGGCGGACTTCCACCCGCCCTGCAGCCACGGCACTGTGGTGGTCCTGGAGATGCCGCTCCTGGAGCTCGATCGCCGGGCGCGTTGA